The following DNA comes from Cellulophaga sp. HaHa_2_95.
TAATTATAGGCTTGTTCTTCGCAACAGCTTCATATTCTCAAGCTAAGCCTATGAGTAGAGACACAATTTCTGGCTTGTATTTGACTAAAAATTATGATGGATTTACTGGTGATAATTATGAAACTCTTATCCTACAAGATACCCCTTCCATTTATTTATCAGATATAAAAGAAGTTTCTCAAAGTTTTAATTATTTAGGAAAGCCTTCTGTCCATTTGGTTTTAAACACTATAGGAAGTACAAAACTAAAAGAAATAACTACAGAATTCACAGGTGAACCCCTGGTCATTTATTTTGGGAAAAAAATAGTATTAGCTCCTACAATGATGAGCCCGATTACAGGTGGGCAATTAGAAATTTCTAGTAATCTTACCTTACAAGAAACAGATGGAATGGTCCGTTGGTTAAAATCTAGAATTGGTAATTGACTCTACTCAGCTCTTTAAAACATACTCTTTTTATTTTTTTTGCACAAATATTACAATTCGGAAATCAATTTCTACAGTTGAGTTTTTAAAATTTACCCACCTCTCTATTATTTTTCAACTTTGAACTATTAATAACTATTACCGTTAATCAACGGTATTAAAACCAGATTCAAATGAAAAATTTAGTCGTTACCTCTATTCTAATTTTATGTGCTATTTTCGCCAAAGCTCAAGAAACACAAAGCCACACCCTAGCAGTATCTATTGATAATATCTCTAATAACAATGGCAAAGTGTTACTTTCATTACATACTGTAGATACGTTTATGAAAGGGCCCGGCATACAAAATATAGCGAGTGAAATAGTGGACGGGAAAATAAATGTAAACTTTGAAAATATAGTCCCTGGAAATTATGCTATTATGGCGGTGCATGATGAAAATGATAATAAGCGCATGGATTTCGAAACTAATGGGATGCCAAAAGAAAACTACGGTATGTCTGGAAATGATATGTCTTATGGCCCACCACGTTTTGATGATGCAAAATTTTCGCTAACGAATGAAGATTTAGCATTTATCATTCGGTTTTAAAACTAGAAAAGCCTCTTAACACAAGGCTAAGAGGCTTTTTTTATAACTAGTACTGAATTTACACTTCTTCTGTTAACCAAGCTTTCATCATCCAAACAGTTTTCTCTTGTTCTGCAATAAAATCGCTCATCATAGAATTTGTACCCTCATCATCGGCATCTCCTGAAGTATTTAAAATTTTTCGTTCTATAACAAGTAATTTGCTTAAAGAATCTACAATTAAATGTATTGCTGCTTCATCTTTATGAATATTTTTACCTACTTCAATCGTAGAATTTGCAATATAATCTTCAAAGGTGTGCAAGGGAAGCCCGCCTAAAGTTAATATCCTTTCTGCAATCATATCTACTTTCTCATTGGCATCAGTATATAACTCCTCAAACTTGATATGCAAGTCAAAAAAGCGTTTTCCTTTAATATTCCAGTGAATACCTCTTAAATTTTGATAATATCTTTGAAAATTGGCTAATAACGTATTTAAATCATCACTTAATTGTGCTGATTTCGCTGCGTCTAATCCTATGCTATTTAGTTTCATAATATATGCTTTTGATTTCATAACAAATTTACAAAACATATACCCCTAAGACCATAAGATTCATTGATAGTTTTTATATTTTTATAGCCTAAAACAATACAAATGACAATAACGCAATTGCAATATGTTTTGGCTGTTGCCGAATACCAAAATTTTACCCTAGCTGCGGAGAAAAGTTTCGTGACTCAGCCGACTCTAAGCATGCAAGTTCAGAAATTAGAGGATGAACTAGATGTGTTAATTTTTGATCGTGGTAAGAAACCAATTGCCGTTACTGAAGTAGGAAAAAAAATTGTAGCACAAGCAAAAAATATTGTCAACGAAGCCAATAGGATAAAAGATATTGTTGACCAAGAAAAAGGCTTTATAGGAGGTGAATTTACATTGGGAATCATCCCTACAGTAATG
Coding sequences within:
- a CDS encoding DUF2141 domain-containing protein, which produces MKNLVVTSILILCAIFAKAQETQSHTLAVSIDNISNNNGKVLLSLHTVDTFMKGPGIQNIASEIVDGKINVNFENIVPGNYAIMAVHDENDNKRMDFETNGMPKENYGMSGNDMSYGPPRFDDAKFSLTNEDLAFIIRF
- a CDS encoding Dps family protein, with translation MKLNSIGLDAAKSAQLSDDLNTLLANFQRYYQNLRGIHWNIKGKRFFDLHIKFEELYTDANEKVDMIAERILTLGGLPLHTFEDYIANSTIEVGKNIHKDEAAIHLIVDSLSKLLVIERKILNTSGDADDEGTNSMMSDFIAEQEKTVWMMKAWLTEEV